From the Coffea eugenioides isolate CCC68of chromosome 1, Ceug_1.0, whole genome shotgun sequence genome, the window GCTagatttataaattataattcaACAAATTTTGCTCTATATATGGCACACAAGATATGCAATCTCTACCCAAGAGTTGCACCTTTGATTATTGTTCTTGAAAGCTAAATCGAGAAATTGTAACTTAACAAATATTGCTTcgtatatgtttttttttattaagttTCAATTTTATTCATAAGGAAAAAAACCCaagtacaagaaaaaaaaaaggaaacacaATCTTCTAAGCACCTGACAAATTTTGTCCTCTCATGTTTCTTTTCACCCTCCTAATAGCTGGTAATCTCCATTGATCAAGTCGAAGTTCCCCTCTTGCCAACACAGGAATCGCCTGAAAACTATCATAGATTCGAAGCGAGTCCTGGATGTGCGTGTCCCCCACGTTGGCCAAGGCATCCGCCACTTTGTTCGCCTCTCGAACACAATATGAGACCTCATTCTCCACCGCCACCCTTTGCCATATCTCTTCGACCTCCATCCGCACATACCAAGGAGAATGAAAACGGCGTTGAAGGATGCCCACTAGGATCCCAAAATCCAACTGAACAAAGGGTGTAGCCATTCTCCTTGCTTCGCACAGCTGGACACCTGCCAACAAAGCCAAAACCTCTGCCCGTAAGCTCGACTGTTTGCCTAGGAAAGCTGAAAACGCGACCACTAGTTCACCGTTGGAATTTCTAAGCACTCCGCCTCCACCACTCATCCCCAGATTCCCTTTGGAGCACCCATCCGTGTTCAGCGTCAACTGGCCAGCTTCACTAGGCTTCCATCCCATAATGAGGATGCCATACCTCAGTGGAGCAGCTACGGCAATGGCGTCATACAGCTCAGGAAACGTGTGCACATCCATCAGCTGGTGGAACTGAATCTCAAATACTGCCTTTACATCCCTGAAGATCGCCTGGCAAACCTCGCTGCCCTGTAACCGAACTCCCTCGAACACTGCTTTATTTCTCGCCTTCCAAATGTGCCAACATATCCAGCTGGGCAATGTGGCATACAGAAACCGCCCCTGTGCTGATGTAGCTGCAAGCTGCCACCAACCCAACAAACATGCTC encodes:
- the LOC113769901 gene encoding uncharacterized protein LOC113769901, coding for MGYPKVGGGIIPEIISSISKLVVPSGERGAEAVWMPTTTVKFTLSSAYQEVQQAQNRSFVYSHRWRPNLPVKVSFLMLRLMRGRLPLDKVLCNIGFQLPSKCFYCAAAAVETIEHVFFTGGLALELAATSAQGRFLYATLPSWICWHIWKARNKAVFEGVRLQGSEVCQAIFRDVKAVFEIQFHQLMDVHTFPELYDAIAVAAPLRYGILIMGWKPSEAGQLTLNTDGCSKGNLGMSGGGGVLRNSNGELVVAFSAFLGKQSSLRAEVLALLAGVQLCEARRMATPFVQLDFGILVGILQRRFHSPWYVRMEVEEIWQRVAVENEVSYCVREANKVADALANVGDTHIQDSLRIYDSFQAIPVLARGELRLDQWRLPAIRRVKRNMRGQNLSGA